From the genome of Drosophila melanogaster chromosome 2L, one region includes:
- the CG43707 gene encoding uncharacterized protein, isoform F: protein MDIALRGTNRASSTSTTGTGLHHAVSLGNIEVSTKTTYSSHMDRSYDSEDEHTGRRRLRHTLSTELHPHTSVYSRGDIREQYCLTDRQLHSIEQRPRRERFFGCLSRRGQTQSGSFLGGCVGRRVPSDENLAAYAPFEKYPRYQNSYTDTHELESSYFRRQPASILSTGKSGEADLGGRYTWIGQQQVTNNNPDYQSDHSSYHCPTYATMPTTHHQHHHQQQGGNVRTKHVSFARSHTLTSFDNVNAGFRSSGRLKTARSQERLIGGKKPIIATGSMYETLQPPLQVQQQPQQMQPQQSSTLPKTWLPPPVQLQPCQHHHAPIHLHQPISGEDLATQLPASQDNMVGLIIPQPLPLALPLPSPEVLIVEKKFRNAMKTQATQTDAAARRQGQLGYNTQVLALSPRPPHRIKVVSQGAQTNGLQNGKKLTKSLSEIPNGKDGTSSHHYQQGSIYPHEMIYRTQSQDVTPLQTLSDAQNNIMYYKPPPPLLDAHSYGLGMEHLSRTRPSPSEQNVEYVNVNAAAVALNESFDYESNSLPRRACTSHTDFYSNSLPRRHITESSELMTDSVPLDFSQSHLLPPPSEYCKNDDEDVEEYYDEDEDHPHETESYSSEVCMEQAAQHRRMSMLPQMIDSPFRRDDLRRQSMPVYGQTEKLIDGFGPRSSFRRRDKVSCFPDEPPAVQEVRDEQEIFIDFKPHISPKPSPKLQLKHRKQHKAEIAMRKMQQQRMAQAAALTLPKPKSQPVEVEVRKVELEPSDEEEDEDEVSEPEEEDDGEEIDDDEQKLETDLQEDEEPLYENITPCGCRVVPTSDAEDIQDKRSQFRKRSVSLDDDYEAKASETPTPTGLRLPSTPASPCRDELLANVSTYPSSDSLANDNTRDHSDGIWNESQVTVLTAEQRDISDGSYSSNLLLTPSSKRKNLLLQHQQRSSVDTDALDFEEQSPTYGLQTLPKIIKTPTPTTSRPTSTQPMMPPPAIAVTPSTNQILDSCISSPLPKRSMVARGSVPDARQLMFTSGATKQRHSDASFLPMGAADYARSADISECSTNTDEYATCTDTSKRTPGIKTPPTTTSSSSTTQVPVSTQSSQLEKTHAGSSFESASSLYSMREDLLQHDEKERDKQTTLTKAQLKSPIGSVAELTRKSPSHSISSTTSSGSCPVLGAAIKSPAKESLPQTVASSVTSQMKVSSVECIPPGVKPKPDSISEDERSEVRYSSSGYYESPHEEDDEEQGTRSKARRLRQEDERKRRKTSMKLDIEKENMRALTSPIKKPTGSSKITSPEQSISGTMDNGSSPSKMKRFRPKIRRQLRKSSREDVLAAAAVRRSRATPTIFGLSSGSGDTELLLDASMSTGAVAGTTTSAVTSVSAPSSASKLPTSESSVTTQPEAVVAPLPAKKPHSCATPTSLLSPKLPTTSGTQSKSTSDTFQLKAKSIESLRSVSPGSDSVFYSEADGNAASGEQSHCHHCGKEMEGKQQSNTISELAGDSVESIPYIEQDIVKPPSDFADSPVTTKTTQRLYKKMDKRFRSEERYHGERGRHYKTRQENIRAKSEERGRIPSLPNTPVLRPAGSSPCVLPDTEQSQHIIYKGHYDAGRYTRLTDDDLWTQLDHQCFDRSRERRASTESEKGFHAKYQVILHRLVQRRCTLEMYHRQKHNSFRVDKTVVVKSDSGEFGFRIHGSKPVVVAAIEPETPAESSGLEVGDIIISVNGVQVLDKHHTEVVKIAHDGCEKLELQVARTIGVLMHEQLEPPSQPIFSGYLWRQSGQAKGAPNSKKWVRRWFSLRPDNCLYYYKTEDDSQPVGAMIMAKHTVDLCPVDVGKPFAFKVDAGEGIPMYVAADSDEMANRWLQLLRQAASQDNQWLDKSARCLYQSPSNIQRPDCFGYLLKLGSRWCGWSKRYCVLKDACLYFYQDANSKSAFGMACLHGYKVASMSANASGKKNSFEIVPPETKLRHYFFCTESEMDKKRWISALEYSIDRWIKSG from the exons ATGGATATTGCCTTGCGTGGCACAAACAGAGCATCGTCAACATCAACGACTGGAACTG GTCTGCATCATGCTGTGTCATTGGGCAACATTGAGGTCTCCACCAAG ACCACCTACTCCAGCCACATGGATCGCAGCTACGACTCCGAGGATGAACACACTGGTCGCCGAAGACTTCGCCATACGCTGTCCACCGAGTTGCATCCTCACACTTCTGTTTACTCACGCGGAGATATTCGGGAACAG tACTGCCTCACAGATCGCCAGTTGCACAGCATAGAGCAGCGTCCTAGGCGAGAACGATTTTTTGGCTGCCTTTCGCGACGCGGTCAAACGCAATCGGGCAGTTTTTTGGGCGGCTGTGTGGGTCGGCGGGTGCCCTCCGATGAGAATTTGGCCGCCTATGCtccatttgaaaaatatcCACG CTACCAGAACAGCTATACGGACACACACGAATTGGAAAGTTCCTATTTTCGCCGTCAACCGGCCTCGATTCTGAGTACTGGTAAATCGGGTGAAGCGGATCTGGGTGGACGCTACACCTGGATTGGCCAACAGCAGGTGACCAACAACAATCCCGACTACCAATCGGACCACAG CTCGTATCACTGCCCCACATACGCCACAATGCCAACCACACACcatcagcaccaccaccaacaacagGGCGGAAATGTCAG AACCAAACACGTGAGCTTTGCCAGGTCGCACACACTTACAAGTTTCGACAATGTGAATGCCGGATTCCGATCCTCAGGGCGTTTGAAAACAGCCCGAAGCCAGGAGAGATTAATTGGGGGCAAGAAGCCCATTATTGCCACGGGCTCCATGTACGAAACCCTCCAGCCGCCGCTCCAAGTCCAACAGCAACCGCAACAGATGCAGCCGCAACAGAGCTCTACCCTGCCAAAAACCTGGCTGCCACCACCAGTTCAACTGCAGCCATGCCAGCACCACCATGCCCCGATTCACCTGCACCAGCCCATTTCAGGTGAGGATTTAGCCACCCAATTGCCAGCAAGCCAAG ACAACATGGTCGGACTGATCATTCCCCAACCTCTGCCCTTGGCTCTTCCACTGCCCAGTCCCGAAGTTCTCATCGTCGAGAAGAAGTTCCGCAATGCCATGAAAACGCAGGCAACTCAAACAGATGCAGCAGCCCGTCGCCAGGGGCAATTGGGCTACAATACCCAGGTCCTGGCTTTGAGTCCCCGTCCACCACATCGCATTAAGGTGGTTTCCCAGGGGGCTCAAACGAACGGCCTGCAGAATGGCAAAAAACTAACGAAAAGTCTCTCCGAAATACCCAATGGCAAGGATGGCACATCCTCGCATCATTATCAACAGGG TTCCATATACCCGCATGAGATGATCTACCGCACTCAGTCGCAGGATGTGACCCCTTTGCAGACCCTTTCGGATGCCCAAAACAACATCATGTACTACAAACCGCCGCCACCATTGCTGGATGCCCACAGTTACGGACTGGGAATGGAGCACCTGAGCCGGACACGTCCTTCGCCATCCGAGCAAAATGTGGAgtatgtgaatgtgaatgctGCCGCAGTGGCTCTGAATGAAAGTTTCGACTATGAGAGCAACAGTTTGCCTCGACGAGCGTGTACCTCGCATACGGATTTCTATTCGAATAGTTTGCCTAGAAGGCATATCACCGAGAGCTCGGAACTAATGACCGATAGTGTTCCCTTGGACTTTAGCCAATCGCATTTATTGCCACCACCAAGTGAGTACTGCAAAAACGACGACGAGGATGTGGAGGAGTACTACGACGAGGATGAAGATCATCCCCATGAAACGGAAAGCTATAGCTCAGAGGTCTGCATGGAGCAGGCAGCCCAACATCGCCGGATGTCCATGTTGCCCCAAATGATAGACTCCCCTTTTCGTCGTGATGATCTGAGGCGTCAATCCATGCCCGTTTATGGTCAAACGGAGAAGCTCATCGATGGCTTTGGCCCAAGGAGCTCTTTTCGAAGGCGCGACAAGGTCAGCTGTTTTCCGGATGAGCCGCCAGCCGTACAAGAAGTTCGGGATGAACAGGAGATATTTATAGATTTTAAGCCGCACATTTCACCCAAGCCGAGTCCCAAGCTTCAGCTGAAGCACCGTAAGCAACACAAGGCGGAGATCGCCATGAGAAagatgcaacagcagcggaTGGCACAGGCGGCAGCTCTGACCCTGCCCAAGCCCAAGTCACAGCCAGTCGAAGTTGAGGTGAGAAAAGTTGAACTTGAGCCAagcgatgaggaggaggacgaggacgaagTTTCCGAGCCCGAAGAGGAGGATGACGGTGAGGAGATCGATGATGATGAGCAGAAGCTCGAGACGGATCTGCAGGAAGATGAGGAACCGCTGTACGAGAACATTACGCCCTGTGGCTGCCGTGTGGTTCCTACGTCGGATGCGGAAGATATCCAGGACAAACGCTCGCAATTCCGCAAGCGCTCTGTCAGCTTGGATGATGACTACGAGGCTAAGGCATCTGAAACTCCCACACCAACTGGCCTGAGACTCCCGTCAACTCCGGCCAGTCCTTGCCGCGATGAGCTGCTGGCCAATGTCTCAACTTATCCTTCCTCAGACTCGCTGGCCAATGACAATACCCGCGATCATTCCGATGGCATATGGAATGAGTCGCAGGTTACTGTCTTGACAGCTGAACAGAGAGATATATCCGATGGCTCCTACAGTTCCAACTTGCTGTTGACACCCTCCTCGAAGAGGAAGAACCTACTGCTGCAGCATCAACAGAGAAGCTCGGTTGACACCGATGCCCTGGATTTTGAGGAACAA AGTCCCACCTATGGCCTACAAACACTGCCGAAGATCATCAAGACACCCACACCAACCACATCGAGGCCCACTTCCACCCAACCAATGATGCCACCACCAGCTATCGCCGTAACTCCATCTACAAATCAGATTCTGGACAGCTGCATAAGTTCACCGCTGCCCAAGAGAAGCATGGTGGCCAGAGGATCGGTTCCGGACGCCCGACAGCTTATGTTCACTAGTGGAGCCACCAAACAAAG ACACTCGGATGCCTCGTTCCTGCCTATGGGCGCCGCTGACTATGCGAGGAGTGCAGATATATCGGAGTGCAGTACGAATACAGATGAGTATGCCACCTGCACGGACACCTCGAAACGCACACCAGGTATTAAGACACCGCCGACCACCACCAGTTCATCGTCGACCACACAAGTGCCAG TTTCCACCCAGAGCTCGCAGTTGGAAAAGACGCACGCCGGCAGTTCCTTCGAAAGCGCCAGTTCCCTTTACTCCATGAGGGAGGATCTCCTCCAGCACGACGAGAAGGAGCGGGATAAGCAGACCACTCTTACCAAGGCTCAACTAAAATCGCCCATTGGCTCAGTGGCTGAGCTGACCAGGAAATCGCCATCGCACTCCATCAGCAGTACCACCTCTTCAGGCAGCTGTCCTGTCTTGGGGGCGGCCATCAAATCTCCTGCCAAGGAAAGTCTGCCCCAAACAGTGGCCAGTTCGGTAACTTCACAGATGAAAGTCAGCTCCGTAGAATGCATACCGCCTGGAGTTAAGCCCAAGCCGGATTCTATATCGGAGGATGAGCGCAGCGAAGTGCGGTACTCCTCGTCCGGTTATTACGAGAGTCCCCACGAGGAGGATGACGAAGAGCAGGGCACCAGGAGCAAGGCGCGCCGCCTGCGACAGGAAGACGAAAGGAAAAGGCGCAAAACAAGCATGAAGCTGGACATTGAGAAGGAGAACATGCGTGCCCTAACCAGTCCCATTAAAAAGCCCACGGGATCCAGCAAGATCACATCGCCAGAGCAATCGATTTCTGGAACCATGGACAATGGCAGCAGTCCCAGCAAAATGAAACGCTTCCGTCCCAAGATACGCAGGCAGCTGAGAAAAAGTTCACGGGAAGATGTCctggcggcggcagcggtACGCAGGAGtcgtgccacgcccactattTTCGGCCTGAGCAGTGGCAGTGGAGACACAGAGTTGCTGCTAGATGCCAGCATGTCAACTGGCGCCGTGGCAGGAACCACCACTTCTGCCGTGACATCGGTATCCGCACCTTCATCCGCATCCAAGTTACCAACATCGGAATCCTCAGTGACCACACAACCCGAGGCAGTAGTGGCTCCATTGCCGGCTAAGAAACCACACAGTtgcgccacgcccacatccCTGCTGTCGCCCAAGCTGCCCACAACTAGCGGCACCCAGTCGAAATCCACATCGGACACCTTTCAGCTCAAGGCCAAGTCAATTGAATCCTTGCGCTCTGTGTCGCCTGGTTCCGATTCCGTGTTCTACAGCGAAGCCGATGGCAATGCGGCCAGTGGCGAGCAGAGTCACTGTCACCATTGCGGCAAGGAGATGGAGGGCAAGCAGCAGAGCAACACCATCAGCGAACTGGCTGGTGACTCGGTCGAGTCGATACCCTACATCGAGCAGGACATCGTCAAGCCTCCGTCGGACTTTGCCGACTCGCCGGTGACCACCAAGACCACCCAGCGGTTGTACAAAAAGATGGACAAGCGGTTCCGATCCGAGGAGCGATACCACGGCGAAAGGGGCAGGCACTACAAAACCAGGCAGGAGAATATTAGGGCAAAG agcGAGGAGCGTGGGCGCATACCCAGTCTTCCCAATACCcccgtccttcgtcctgctgGCTCCAGTCCTTGTGTACTGCCCGATACGGAACAGAGTCAGCACATTATCTATAAGGGACACTACGACGCAGGACGCTATACACGACTAACCGATGATGACTTGTGGACTCAACTGGACCATCAGTGTTTTG ATCGTTCCAGGGAGCGCAGAGCTTCAACGGAGTCCGAGAAGGGCTTCCATGCCAAGTATCAAGTGATCCTGCATCGTCTCGTCCAGCGACGCTGCACCCTGGAGATGTACCACCGCCAGAAGCACAACAGCTTCC GCGTGGACAAAACCGTGGTGGTCAAAAGCGATTCCGGTGAATTCGGCTTCCGTATTCACGGCTCAAAGCCCGTTGTAGTGGCCGCCATCGAACCGGAGACTCCGGCGGAGAGCTCTGGCTTGGAGGTGGGCGACATTATCATCTCCGTGAATGGTGTCCAAGTGCTGGACAAACACCACACCGAGGTGGTCAAGATCGCACACGATGGCTGCGAGAAGCTGGAACTTCAGGTGGCCCGGACCATTGGGGTACTAATGCACGAGCAACTGGAGCCGCCAAGTCAGCCCATATTTAGTGGATACCTGTGGCGGCAGAGTGGACAGGCCAAGGGAGCACCGAATTCCAAGAAATGGGTGCGACGTTGGTTCTCCCTGCGTCCCGATAATTGTCTGTACTACTACAAAACTGAAGAT GACTCTCAGCCCGTTGGCGCTATGATCATGGCCAAGCACACTGTCGACCTGTGTCCTGTGGATGTGGGCAAGCCCTTTGCCTTCAAAGTGGATGCCGGCGAGGGTATTCCCATGTACGTGGCTGCCGACTCCGATGAGATGGCGAACAGGTGGCTCCAGCTGCTCAGACAAGCGGCCTCCCAGGACAACCAGTGGCTGGACAAAAG TGCACGGTGCTTGTACCAGAGTCCCAGCAACATTCAGCGGCCCGACTGCTTCGGCTACTTACTCAAATTGGGCTCAAGGTGGTGCGGATGGTCGAAACGATATTGCGTTCTAAAGGATGCCTGCCTCTATTTTTACCAAGATGCAAATAGCAAGAGTGCATTCG GCATGGCCTGCTTGCACGGCTACAAAGTGGCCTCGATGTCCGCCAATGCATCCGGCAAGAAGAACTCGTTCGAGATAGTGCCACCAGAAACGAAATTGCGTCACTATTTCTTCTGCACCGAAAGCGAAATGGATAAGAAGCG CTGGATATCCGCACTGGAGTACTCCATTGACCGCTGGATAAAGTCCGGGTAA